In Ctenopharyngodon idella isolate HZGC_01 chromosome 2, HZGC01, whole genome shotgun sequence, the following are encoded in one genomic region:
- the epc1b gene encoding enhancer of polycomb homolog 1b isoform X3: protein MSKLSFRARALDASKPLPVFRCEDLPDLHEYASINRAVPQMPTGMEKEEESEHHLQRAISAQQVYGEKRDNMVIPVPEAESNIAYYESLYPGDFRMPKQLIHIQPFSLDTEQPDYDLDSEDEAFVNKLKKKMDVGALQFEEMIDRLEKGSGQQPVSLQEAKLLLKEDDELIKEVFEYWSRKRKACQSGSLIPVVKQEKRDGSSTSDPYVAFRRRTEKMQTRKNRKNDEASYEKMLKLRRDLSRAVTILEMIKRREKSKRELLHLTLEIVEKRNSMADFGGEVMAEVLAQRALEKPVIPLIPITNSNQYRHTEHDRDYKIKMDKPEVVRQKRKYEKKAKPLPLAGSVHSGPAVFNTKDLNQYDFPSSDDEPFSQMFSGSSEVEEENDPDGVFGFRRRTGCQYQAVRSGLVGGWPWSDPAEGGVADVRYRYSLTMLTVPRRCLGLARRRVGRGGRVLLDRAHSEWDNVYHGLDPDSPAFPSLSPTQQPSMDTSHTSTDTSARSSTSPDLTQILLNIKACRWRHFKPRTAPPDDPDNPEHWSARRPRRGFLIRPISTLQKQRGPASYTRPPAPPPAPAFTAEQYQQHQEQLALMQKQQLELVQLQQQAGSTAVTNNPQSLVSKTIDVASAQFAASALLTSDQLMALKSKEDGVGVNGVVSASGVYKGLHHTSSAVSSILPTASPTFTSSPSPAVATTTTNNGTSSANHHVSTAGPAPGQALVGGAVRVSVPSPAGTLSVRQLQRQLTVPASALKLAANANRPIPKVTTGSTTLDMGPRENHDQEKPPLNSLTDNTVAMEVT from the exons GAACACCATCTCCAGCGGGCGATCTCTGCTCAGCAGGTGTACGGGGAGAAGAGGGACAACATGGTCATTCCCGTCCCAGAGGCTGAGAGCAACATCGCCTACTATGAGTCCCTCTATCCGGGGGACTTCAGGATGCCCAAACAGCTCATTCACATACAGC CGTTCAGTCTGGACACAGAACAGCCGGATTATGACCTGGACTCAGAGGATGAGGCATTTGTAAATAAGCTGAAGAAGAAGATGGACGTAGGGGCCCTGCAGTTTGAAGAGATGATCGACCGGCTGGAGAAAGGCAGTGGACAGCAG CCGGTGTCTCTGCAGGAGGCCAAACTCTTGTTAAAGGAGGATGATGAGCTGATAAAGGAGGTGTTTGAGTACTGGAGCAGGAAGAGGAAAGCGTGTCAGAGCGGCTCTCTCATCCCTGTCGTTAAACAGGAGAAGCGTGACGGCTCCAGCACCAGTGACCCCTATGTGGCCTTCAGGCGCAGAACGGAGAAGATGCAGACGCGAAAG AATCGTAAGAACGATGAAGCTTCTTACGAGAAAATGCTGAAGCTGCGTAGGGACCTGAGCCGGGCTGTCACCATCCTGGAGATGATCAAGAGACGAGAGAAGAGCAAAAGAGAGCTGCTGCACCTCACGCTGGAGATCGTAGAAAAGAG gAACAGCATGGCTGATTTCGGAGGGGAGGTTATGGCAGAAGTTTTGGCTCAGAGAGCTTTGGAGAAACCAGTCATTCCTCTGATCCCAATCACAAACAGTAACCAGTACAGACACACAGAACATGACCGGGACTATAAGATCAAG ATGGATAAGCCAGAGGTTGTACGGCAGAAACGAAAGTATGAGAAGAAGGCAAAGCCACTGCCGTTGGCAGGCTCTGTGCACTCAGGCCCGGCAGTCTTTAACACTAAAGACCTCAATCAGTATGACTTTCCCAGTTCAGACGATGAACCCTTCTCACAG ATGTTCTCTGGTTCTTCAGAGGTCGAGGAGGAGAACGATCCAGATGGTGTGTTTGGGTTCAGGAGGAGAACAGGCTGTCAATATCAAGCT gTGCGTTCGGGACTCGTGGGCGGTTGGCCCTGGTCAGACCCTGCCGAGGGCGGGGTAGCAGATGTGCGGTATCGCTATTCTCTCACCATGCTCACGGTCCCGCGGCGATGCCTGGGGTTGGCACGGCGACGAGTGGGCAGAGGGGGCAG GGTTTTATTGGACCGAGCCCACTCCGAATGGGATAATGTGTATCATGGGCTGGACCCGGATTCCCCCGCATTCCCATCATTGTCTCCCACCCAGCAGCCCAGCATGGATACCTCACACACCAGCACAGATACCTCTGCCCGCTCCTCCACTTCACCTGACCTCACACAAATCCTGCTCAATATCAAAGCCTGTCGCTGGAGGCATTTCAAGCCTCGGACGGCACCGCCAGACGATCCCGACAATCCAGAGCACTGGTCTGCACGGAGACCCCGTCGCGGCTTCCTCATCCGCCCAATCAGCACGCTTCAGAAGCAGAGAGGCCCCGCCTCCTACACCAGACCACCTGCCCCTCCACCCGCACCGG CTTTCACCGCTGAGCAGTACCAGCAGCACCAGGAGCAGCTCGCACTGATGCAGAAACAGCAGCTTGAACTGGTTCAACTACAGCAGCAGGCCGGCAGCACAGCTGTCACAAACAACCCCCAG AGTTTGGTGTCAAAGACGATAGATGTTGCCAGTGCTCAGTTTGCTGCCTCTGCACTGCTGACTTCTGACCAGCTGATGGCGCTGAAGAGTAAAGAGGATGGAGTTGGTGTCAATGGAGTCGTTTCAGCCTCAG GCGTCTATAAGGGCTTACATCACACAAGCTCTGCAGTGTCGTCCATCCTTCCAACTGCTAGCCCTACCTTCACCTCATCCCCCTCCCCTGCTGTTGCCACCACCACCACTAACAACGGAACTTCCTCGGCCAATCATCACGTCAGCACAGCCGGCCCCGCCCCTGGCCAAGCGCTGGTGGGCGGGGCTGTAAGAGTGAGCGTGCCCTCACCAGCAGGCACCTTGAGCGTGCGGCAGCTGCAGCGTCAGCTCACCGTTCCCGCTTCTGCCCTAAAACTTGCTGCCAATGCCAACAGACCCATCCCAAAGGTCACCACAGGGTCAACTACCCTCGACATGGGGCCCAG
- the epc1b gene encoding enhancer of polycomb homolog 1b isoform X4, protein MDCCPSGGRDGSPVGNDSLLGVEEHHLQRAISAQQVYGEKRDNMVIPVPEAESNIAYYESLYPGDFRMPKQLIHIQPFSLDTEQPDYDLDSEDEAFVNKLKKKMDVGALQFEEMIDRLEKGSGQQMLLSKVTCITLKPVSLQEAKLLLKEDDELIKEVFEYWSRKRKACQSGSLIPVVKQEKRDGSSTSDPYVAFRRRTEKMQTRKNRKNDEASYEKMLKLRRDLSRAVTILEMIKRREKSKRELLHLTLEIVEKRNSMADFGGEVMAEVLAQRALEKPVIPLIPITNSNQYRHTEHDRDYKIKMDKPEVVRQKRKYEKKAKPLPLAGSVHSGPAVFNTKDLNQYDFPSSDDEPFSQMFSGSSEVEEENDPDGVFGFRRRTGCQYQAVRSGLVGGWPWSDPAEGGVADVRYRYSLTMLTVPRRCLGLARRRVGRGGRVLLDRAHSEWDNVYHGLDPDSPAFPSLSPTQQPSMDTSHTSTDTSARSSTSPDLTQILLNIKACRWRHFKPRTAPPDDPDNPEHWSARRPRRGFLIRPISTLQKQRGPASYTRPPAPPPAPAFTAEQYQQHQEQLALMQKQQLELVQLQQQAGSTAVTNNPQSLVSKTIDVASAQFAASALLTSDQLMALKSKEDGVGVNGVVSASGVYKGLHHTSSAVSSILPTASPTFTSSPSPAVATTTTNNGTSSANHHVSTAGPAPGQALVGGAVRVSVPSPAGTLSVRQLQRQLTVPASALKLAANANRPIPKVTTGSTTLDMGPRENHDQEKPPLNSLTDNTVAMEVT, encoded by the exons GAACACCATCTCCAGCGGGCGATCTCTGCTCAGCAGGTGTACGGGGAGAAGAGGGACAACATGGTCATTCCCGTCCCAGAGGCTGAGAGCAACATCGCCTACTATGAGTCCCTCTATCCGGGGGACTTCAGGATGCCCAAACAGCTCATTCACATACAGC CGTTCAGTCTGGACACAGAACAGCCGGATTATGACCTGGACTCAGAGGATGAGGCATTTGTAAATAAGCTGAAGAAGAAGATGGACGTAGGGGCCCTGCAGTTTGAAGAGATGATCGACCGGCTGGAGAAAGGCAGTGGACAGCAG atgcttttatccaaagtgacttgcatTACATTGAAG CCGGTGTCTCTGCAGGAGGCCAAACTCTTGTTAAAGGAGGATGATGAGCTGATAAAGGAGGTGTTTGAGTACTGGAGCAGGAAGAGGAAAGCGTGTCAGAGCGGCTCTCTCATCCCTGTCGTTAAACAGGAGAAGCGTGACGGCTCCAGCACCAGTGACCCCTATGTGGCCTTCAGGCGCAGAACGGAGAAGATGCAGACGCGAAAG AATCGTAAGAACGATGAAGCTTCTTACGAGAAAATGCTGAAGCTGCGTAGGGACCTGAGCCGGGCTGTCACCATCCTGGAGATGATCAAGAGACGAGAGAAGAGCAAAAGAGAGCTGCTGCACCTCACGCTGGAGATCGTAGAAAAGAG gAACAGCATGGCTGATTTCGGAGGGGAGGTTATGGCAGAAGTTTTGGCTCAGAGAGCTTTGGAGAAACCAGTCATTCCTCTGATCCCAATCACAAACAGTAACCAGTACAGACACACAGAACATGACCGGGACTATAAGATCAAG ATGGATAAGCCAGAGGTTGTACGGCAGAAACGAAAGTATGAGAAGAAGGCAAAGCCACTGCCGTTGGCAGGCTCTGTGCACTCAGGCCCGGCAGTCTTTAACACTAAAGACCTCAATCAGTATGACTTTCCCAGTTCAGACGATGAACCCTTCTCACAG ATGTTCTCTGGTTCTTCAGAGGTCGAGGAGGAGAACGATCCAGATGGTGTGTTTGGGTTCAGGAGGAGAACAGGCTGTCAATATCAAGCT gTGCGTTCGGGACTCGTGGGCGGTTGGCCCTGGTCAGACCCTGCCGAGGGCGGGGTAGCAGATGTGCGGTATCGCTATTCTCTCACCATGCTCACGGTCCCGCGGCGATGCCTGGGGTTGGCACGGCGACGAGTGGGCAGAGGGGGCAG GGTTTTATTGGACCGAGCCCACTCCGAATGGGATAATGTGTATCATGGGCTGGACCCGGATTCCCCCGCATTCCCATCATTGTCTCCCACCCAGCAGCCCAGCATGGATACCTCACACACCAGCACAGATACCTCTGCCCGCTCCTCCACTTCACCTGACCTCACACAAATCCTGCTCAATATCAAAGCCTGTCGCTGGAGGCATTTCAAGCCTCGGACGGCACCGCCAGACGATCCCGACAATCCAGAGCACTGGTCTGCACGGAGACCCCGTCGCGGCTTCCTCATCCGCCCAATCAGCACGCTTCAGAAGCAGAGAGGCCCCGCCTCCTACACCAGACCACCTGCCCCTCCACCCGCACCGG CTTTCACCGCTGAGCAGTACCAGCAGCACCAGGAGCAGCTCGCACTGATGCAGAAACAGCAGCTTGAACTGGTTCAACTACAGCAGCAGGCCGGCAGCACAGCTGTCACAAACAACCCCCAG AGTTTGGTGTCAAAGACGATAGATGTTGCCAGTGCTCAGTTTGCTGCCTCTGCACTGCTGACTTCTGACCAGCTGATGGCGCTGAAGAGTAAAGAGGATGGAGTTGGTGTCAATGGAGTCGTTTCAGCCTCAG GCGTCTATAAGGGCTTACATCACACAAGCTCTGCAGTGTCGTCCATCCTTCCAACTGCTAGCCCTACCTTCACCTCATCCCCCTCCCCTGCTGTTGCCACCACCACCACTAACAACGGAACTTCCTCGGCCAATCATCACGTCAGCACAGCCGGCCCCGCCCCTGGCCAAGCGCTGGTGGGCGGGGCTGTAAGAGTGAGCGTGCCCTCACCAGCAGGCACCTTGAGCGTGCGGCAGCTGCAGCGTCAGCTCACCGTTCCCGCTTCTGCCCTAAAACTTGCTGCCAATGCCAACAGACCCATCCCAAAGGTCACCACAGGGTCAACTACCCTCGACATGGGGCCCAG
- the epc1b gene encoding enhancer of polycomb homolog 1b isoform X2, whose translation MSKLSFRARALDASKPLPVFRCEDLPDLHEYASINRAVPQMPTGMEKEEESEHHLQRAISAQQVYGEKRDNMVIPVPEAESNIAYYESLYPGDFRMPKQLIHIQPFSLDTEQPDYDLDSEDEAFVNKLKKKMDVGALQFEEMIDRLEKGSGQQMLLSKVTCITLKPVSLQEAKLLLKEDDELIKEVFEYWSRKRKACQSGSLIPVVKQEKRDGSSTSDPYVAFRRRTEKMQTRKNRKNDEASYEKMLKLRRDLSRAVTILEMIKRREKSKRELLHLTLEIVEKRNSMADFGGEVMAEVLAQRALEKPVIPLIPITNSNQYRHTEHDRDYKIKMDKPEVVRQKRKYEKKAKPLPLAGSVHSGPAVFNTKDLNQYDFPSSDDEPFSQMFSGSSEVEEENDPDGVFGFRRRTGCQYQAVRSGLVGGWPWSDPAEGGVADVRYRYSLTMLTVPRRCLGLARRRVGRGGRVLLDRAHSEWDNVYHGLDPDSPAFPSLSPTQQPSMDTSHTSTDTSARSSTSPDLTQILLNIKACRWRHFKPRTAPPDDPDNPEHWSARRPRRGFLIRPISTLQKQRGPASYTRPPAPPPAPAFTAEQYQQHQEQLALMQKQQLELVQLQQQAGSTAVTNNPQSLVSKTIDVASAQFAASALLTSDQLMALKSKEDGVGVNGVVSASGVYKGLHHTSSAVSSILPTASPTFTSSPSPAVATTTTNNGTSSANHHVSTAGPAPGQALVGGAVRVSVPSPAGTLSVRQLQRQLTVPASALKLAANANRPIPKVTTGSTTLDMGPSKLRRNRQPGNRQVTDPE comes from the exons GAACACCATCTCCAGCGGGCGATCTCTGCTCAGCAGGTGTACGGGGAGAAGAGGGACAACATGGTCATTCCCGTCCCAGAGGCTGAGAGCAACATCGCCTACTATGAGTCCCTCTATCCGGGGGACTTCAGGATGCCCAAACAGCTCATTCACATACAGC CGTTCAGTCTGGACACAGAACAGCCGGATTATGACCTGGACTCAGAGGATGAGGCATTTGTAAATAAGCTGAAGAAGAAGATGGACGTAGGGGCCCTGCAGTTTGAAGAGATGATCGACCGGCTGGAGAAAGGCAGTGGACAGCAG atgcttttatccaaagtgacttgcatTACATTGAAG CCGGTGTCTCTGCAGGAGGCCAAACTCTTGTTAAAGGAGGATGATGAGCTGATAAAGGAGGTGTTTGAGTACTGGAGCAGGAAGAGGAAAGCGTGTCAGAGCGGCTCTCTCATCCCTGTCGTTAAACAGGAGAAGCGTGACGGCTCCAGCACCAGTGACCCCTATGTGGCCTTCAGGCGCAGAACGGAGAAGATGCAGACGCGAAAG AATCGTAAGAACGATGAAGCTTCTTACGAGAAAATGCTGAAGCTGCGTAGGGACCTGAGCCGGGCTGTCACCATCCTGGAGATGATCAAGAGACGAGAGAAGAGCAAAAGAGAGCTGCTGCACCTCACGCTGGAGATCGTAGAAAAGAG gAACAGCATGGCTGATTTCGGAGGGGAGGTTATGGCAGAAGTTTTGGCTCAGAGAGCTTTGGAGAAACCAGTCATTCCTCTGATCCCAATCACAAACAGTAACCAGTACAGACACACAGAACATGACCGGGACTATAAGATCAAG ATGGATAAGCCAGAGGTTGTACGGCAGAAACGAAAGTATGAGAAGAAGGCAAAGCCACTGCCGTTGGCAGGCTCTGTGCACTCAGGCCCGGCAGTCTTTAACACTAAAGACCTCAATCAGTATGACTTTCCCAGTTCAGACGATGAACCCTTCTCACAG ATGTTCTCTGGTTCTTCAGAGGTCGAGGAGGAGAACGATCCAGATGGTGTGTTTGGGTTCAGGAGGAGAACAGGCTGTCAATATCAAGCT gTGCGTTCGGGACTCGTGGGCGGTTGGCCCTGGTCAGACCCTGCCGAGGGCGGGGTAGCAGATGTGCGGTATCGCTATTCTCTCACCATGCTCACGGTCCCGCGGCGATGCCTGGGGTTGGCACGGCGACGAGTGGGCAGAGGGGGCAG GGTTTTATTGGACCGAGCCCACTCCGAATGGGATAATGTGTATCATGGGCTGGACCCGGATTCCCCCGCATTCCCATCATTGTCTCCCACCCAGCAGCCCAGCATGGATACCTCACACACCAGCACAGATACCTCTGCCCGCTCCTCCACTTCACCTGACCTCACACAAATCCTGCTCAATATCAAAGCCTGTCGCTGGAGGCATTTCAAGCCTCGGACGGCACCGCCAGACGATCCCGACAATCCAGAGCACTGGTCTGCACGGAGACCCCGTCGCGGCTTCCTCATCCGCCCAATCAGCACGCTTCAGAAGCAGAGAGGCCCCGCCTCCTACACCAGACCACCTGCCCCTCCACCCGCACCGG CTTTCACCGCTGAGCAGTACCAGCAGCACCAGGAGCAGCTCGCACTGATGCAGAAACAGCAGCTTGAACTGGTTCAACTACAGCAGCAGGCCGGCAGCACAGCTGTCACAAACAACCCCCAG AGTTTGGTGTCAAAGACGATAGATGTTGCCAGTGCTCAGTTTGCTGCCTCTGCACTGCTGACTTCTGACCAGCTGATGGCGCTGAAGAGTAAAGAGGATGGAGTTGGTGTCAATGGAGTCGTTTCAGCCTCAG GCGTCTATAAGGGCTTACATCACACAAGCTCTGCAGTGTCGTCCATCCTTCCAACTGCTAGCCCTACCTTCACCTCATCCCCCTCCCCTGCTGTTGCCACCACCACCACTAACAACGGAACTTCCTCGGCCAATCATCACGTCAGCACAGCCGGCCCCGCCCCTGGCCAAGCGCTGGTGGGCGGGGCTGTAAGAGTGAGCGTGCCCTCACCAGCAGGCACCTTGAGCGTGCGGCAGCTGCAGCGTCAGCTCACCGTTCCCGCTTCTGCCCTAAAACTTGCTGCCAATGCCAACAGACCCATCCCAAAGGTCACCACAGGGTCAACTACCCTCGACATGGGGCCCAG CAAGCTACGGAGAAACCggcagccaggcaacagacaagtgaccgaTCCTGAGTGA
- the epc1b gene encoding enhancer of polycomb homolog 1b isoform X1, which translates to MSKLSFRARALDASKPLPVFRCEDLPDLHEYASINRAVPQMPTGMEKEEESEHHLQRAISAQQVYGEKRDNMVIPVPEAESNIAYYESLYPGDFRMPKQLIHIQPFSLDTEQPDYDLDSEDEAFVNKLKKKMDVGALQFEEMIDRLEKGSGQQMLLSKVTCITLKPVSLQEAKLLLKEDDELIKEVFEYWSRKRKACQSGSLIPVVKQEKRDGSSTSDPYVAFRRRTEKMQTRKNRKNDEASYEKMLKLRRDLSRAVTILEMIKRREKSKRELLHLTLEIVEKRNSMADFGGEVMAEVLAQRALEKPVIPLIPITNSNQYRHTEHDRDYKIKMDKPEVVRQKRKYEKKAKPLPLAGSVHSGPAVFNTKDLNQYDFPSSDDEPFSQMFSGSSEVEEENDPDGVFGFRRRTGCQYQAVRSGLVGGWPWSDPAEGGVADVRYRYSLTMLTVPRRCLGLARRRVGRGGRVLLDRAHSEWDNVYHGLDPDSPAFPSLSPTQQPSMDTSHTSTDTSARSSTSPDLTQILLNIKACRWRHFKPRTAPPDDPDNPEHWSARRPRRGFLIRPISTLQKQRGPASYTRPPAPPPAPAFTAEQYQQHQEQLALMQKQQLELVQLQQQAGSTAVTNNPQSLVSKTIDVASAQFAASALLTSDQLMALKSKEDGVGVNGVVSASGVYKGLHHTSSAVSSILPTASPTFTSSPSPAVATTTTNNGTSSANHHVSTAGPAPGQALVGGAVRVSVPSPAGTLSVRQLQRQLTVPASALKLAANANRPIPKVTTGSTTLDMGPRENHDQEKPPLNSLTDNTVAMEVT; encoded by the exons GAACACCATCTCCAGCGGGCGATCTCTGCTCAGCAGGTGTACGGGGAGAAGAGGGACAACATGGTCATTCCCGTCCCAGAGGCTGAGAGCAACATCGCCTACTATGAGTCCCTCTATCCGGGGGACTTCAGGATGCCCAAACAGCTCATTCACATACAGC CGTTCAGTCTGGACACAGAACAGCCGGATTATGACCTGGACTCAGAGGATGAGGCATTTGTAAATAAGCTGAAGAAGAAGATGGACGTAGGGGCCCTGCAGTTTGAAGAGATGATCGACCGGCTGGAGAAAGGCAGTGGACAGCAG atgcttttatccaaagtgacttgcatTACATTGAAG CCGGTGTCTCTGCAGGAGGCCAAACTCTTGTTAAAGGAGGATGATGAGCTGATAAAGGAGGTGTTTGAGTACTGGAGCAGGAAGAGGAAAGCGTGTCAGAGCGGCTCTCTCATCCCTGTCGTTAAACAGGAGAAGCGTGACGGCTCCAGCACCAGTGACCCCTATGTGGCCTTCAGGCGCAGAACGGAGAAGATGCAGACGCGAAAG AATCGTAAGAACGATGAAGCTTCTTACGAGAAAATGCTGAAGCTGCGTAGGGACCTGAGCCGGGCTGTCACCATCCTGGAGATGATCAAGAGACGAGAGAAGAGCAAAAGAGAGCTGCTGCACCTCACGCTGGAGATCGTAGAAAAGAG gAACAGCATGGCTGATTTCGGAGGGGAGGTTATGGCAGAAGTTTTGGCTCAGAGAGCTTTGGAGAAACCAGTCATTCCTCTGATCCCAATCACAAACAGTAACCAGTACAGACACACAGAACATGACCGGGACTATAAGATCAAG ATGGATAAGCCAGAGGTTGTACGGCAGAAACGAAAGTATGAGAAGAAGGCAAAGCCACTGCCGTTGGCAGGCTCTGTGCACTCAGGCCCGGCAGTCTTTAACACTAAAGACCTCAATCAGTATGACTTTCCCAGTTCAGACGATGAACCCTTCTCACAG ATGTTCTCTGGTTCTTCAGAGGTCGAGGAGGAGAACGATCCAGATGGTGTGTTTGGGTTCAGGAGGAGAACAGGCTGTCAATATCAAGCT gTGCGTTCGGGACTCGTGGGCGGTTGGCCCTGGTCAGACCCTGCCGAGGGCGGGGTAGCAGATGTGCGGTATCGCTATTCTCTCACCATGCTCACGGTCCCGCGGCGATGCCTGGGGTTGGCACGGCGACGAGTGGGCAGAGGGGGCAG GGTTTTATTGGACCGAGCCCACTCCGAATGGGATAATGTGTATCATGGGCTGGACCCGGATTCCCCCGCATTCCCATCATTGTCTCCCACCCAGCAGCCCAGCATGGATACCTCACACACCAGCACAGATACCTCTGCCCGCTCCTCCACTTCACCTGACCTCACACAAATCCTGCTCAATATCAAAGCCTGTCGCTGGAGGCATTTCAAGCCTCGGACGGCACCGCCAGACGATCCCGACAATCCAGAGCACTGGTCTGCACGGAGACCCCGTCGCGGCTTCCTCATCCGCCCAATCAGCACGCTTCAGAAGCAGAGAGGCCCCGCCTCCTACACCAGACCACCTGCCCCTCCACCCGCACCGG CTTTCACCGCTGAGCAGTACCAGCAGCACCAGGAGCAGCTCGCACTGATGCAGAAACAGCAGCTTGAACTGGTTCAACTACAGCAGCAGGCCGGCAGCACAGCTGTCACAAACAACCCCCAG AGTTTGGTGTCAAAGACGATAGATGTTGCCAGTGCTCAGTTTGCTGCCTCTGCACTGCTGACTTCTGACCAGCTGATGGCGCTGAAGAGTAAAGAGGATGGAGTTGGTGTCAATGGAGTCGTTTCAGCCTCAG GCGTCTATAAGGGCTTACATCACACAAGCTCTGCAGTGTCGTCCATCCTTCCAACTGCTAGCCCTACCTTCACCTCATCCCCCTCCCCTGCTGTTGCCACCACCACCACTAACAACGGAACTTCCTCGGCCAATCATCACGTCAGCACAGCCGGCCCCGCCCCTGGCCAAGCGCTGGTGGGCGGGGCTGTAAGAGTGAGCGTGCCCTCACCAGCAGGCACCTTGAGCGTGCGGCAGCTGCAGCGTCAGCTCACCGTTCCCGCTTCTGCCCTAAAACTTGCTGCCAATGCCAACAGACCCATCCCAAAGGTCACCACAGGGTCAACTACCCTCGACATGGGGCCCAG